A genomic region of Xiphophorus couchianus chromosome 9, X_couchianus-1.0, whole genome shotgun sequence contains the following coding sequences:
- the fam174c gene encoding LOW QUALITY PROTEIN: protein FAM174C (The sequence of the model RefSeq protein was modified relative to this genomic sequence to represent the inferred CDS: inserted 1 base in 1 codon), with the protein MRKTSALFRYRFQDPNRFFPPXVELLSDVKMSFWRVFSVVIVSTCWLLVLSTDVAAPAAGATTVKPTATNSSRPNSTLSGGGSTKNVGMYFGASSSMIQRALYVLIGITIIGVLYFLIRAVRLKKPVQKKKYGLLSNYDDSVEMEAVDSDGDDTLYEARSLRR; encoded by the exons ATGAGGAAAACTTCAGCTCTGTTCCGGTACCGGTTCCAGGATCCGAACCGTTTTTTTCCTC GTGTCGAACTCCTCTCAGATGTGAAGATGAGTTTCTGGAGAGTTTTCTCGGTAGTGATCGTGTCCACATGTTGGCTGCTGGTTCTGTCCACAGACGTGGCCGCCCCCGCCGCCGGCGCCACGACGGTCAAGCCCACCGCGACGAACTCCAGCCGGCCGAACAGCACGCTGAGCGGCGGCGGAAGCACCAAGAACGTCGGGATGTACTTCGGGGCTAGCAGCTCCATGATCCAGCGGGCCTTGTACGTCCTCATCGGCATCACCATCATCGGAGTCCTGTACTTCCTGATCCGAGCCGTGCG CCTGAAGAAGCCGGTCCAGAAGAAGAAGTACGGCCTGCTGTCCAACTACGACGACTCCGTGGAGATGGAGGCGGTGGACAGCGACGGGGACGACACCCTGTACGAAGCTCGCAGCCTgcgcag ATGA